In Corallococcus macrosporus, the following are encoded in one genomic region:
- a CDS encoding MEDS domain-containing protein — protein sequence MPIPLRPSGIPAVGDLPWGSHFCQFYGDREDLVDSLVPYFKAGLENNEHCLWVTSEPFGASDARTLLRNAVPDLDQRMSRGQIEIIDHRDWYMKAGGKSADEVLQGWVDRHGRALAQGYAGLRLTGNTYWLERQDWSGFVEYEARVTGTFKSHNIIGMCSYCLERCGPMDVLNVVRNHQFALIRQAGEWELIESASLKSAKADLHKLNGELEQRVRERTAELQHALQMREEFLSVASHELKTPITSLQLYMESLLRANQRGTLTPAQVAPKLLKAKEQCGRLENLINKLLDVSRATASDDPLPIEVEPVDLAEVARSVGEVFAEGLQRAGCELRVQADHPAVGHWDRMRLEQVVTNLLSNAIKYAPGTEVELAVQPAKDGATLVVRDGGPGIPEEAQQRVFERFVQLSPKSHAGGFGLGLWIVRSIVDAHGGSIELDSKPGAGTTFKVSLPSHRGGPRA from the coding sequence ATGCCCATCCCGTTGCGTCCGAGTGGAATCCCCGCGGTGGGAGACCTGCCCTGGGGTTCCCACTTCTGCCAGTTCTACGGCGACCGGGAGGACCTCGTGGACTCGCTGGTCCCCTACTTCAAGGCGGGGCTGGAGAACAACGAGCACTGCCTGTGGGTCACGTCCGAGCCCTTTGGAGCCTCGGATGCGCGGACCCTGCTGCGCAACGCGGTGCCCGACCTGGATCAGCGGATGAGCCGGGGGCAGATCGAGATCATCGACCATCGCGACTGGTACATGAAGGCCGGGGGCAAGAGCGCGGACGAAGTGCTCCAGGGCTGGGTGGACCGGCACGGCCGGGCGCTCGCGCAGGGCTACGCCGGGCTGCGCCTGACGGGGAACACCTACTGGCTGGAGCGTCAGGACTGGTCCGGCTTCGTCGAATACGAGGCCCGCGTCACCGGCACCTTCAAGAGCCACAACATCATCGGGATGTGCAGCTACTGCCTGGAGCGGTGTGGCCCGATGGATGTGCTCAACGTCGTCCGCAACCACCAGTTCGCGCTCATCCGGCAGGCGGGCGAATGGGAGCTCATCGAGAGCGCGTCGCTGAAGAGCGCGAAGGCGGACCTGCACAAGCTCAACGGAGAACTCGAGCAGCGCGTGCGGGAGCGGACGGCGGAGCTCCAGCACGCGCTCCAGATGCGCGAGGAGTTCCTCTCCGTCGCATCGCATGAGCTGAAGACGCCCATCACCTCGCTCCAGCTCTACATGGAGAGCCTGCTGCGCGCGAATCAGCGCGGCACGCTGACGCCCGCGCAGGTAGCGCCCAAGCTCCTCAAGGCCAAGGAGCAGTGCGGGCGGCTGGAGAACCTCATCAACAAGTTGCTCGACGTCTCACGCGCCACCGCGTCGGATGATCCACTGCCCATCGAAGTGGAACCGGTGGACCTCGCGGAGGTGGCGAGGAGCGTGGGCGAGGTCTTCGCCGAAGGACTCCAGCGCGCGGGCTGCGAGCTGCGCGTGCAGGCGGACCACCCCGCTGTCGGCCACTGGGACCGGATGCGGCTGGAGCAGGTGGTGACGAACCTGCTGTCCAACGCCATCAAGTACGCCCCGGGAACCGAGGTGGAGCTGGCGGTCCAGCCTGCCAAGGACGGCGCGACGCTGGTCGTCCGCGACGGCGGCCCGGGCATCCCCGAGGAAGCGCAGCAGCGTGTCTTCGAGCGGTTCGTGCAGCTGTCGCCGAAGTCCCACGCCGGAGGTTTCGGGCTGGGGCTGTGGATCGTCCGGAGCATCGTGGACGCGCACGGCGGGAGCATCGAGCTGGACAGCAAGCCGGGAGCGGGAACGACCTTCAAGGTCTCGCTCCCGTCGCATCGCGGAGGCCCCAGGGCCTGA
- a CDS encoding esterase/lipase family protein → MVQVTRPSSLTPSTQARVAPEAPVRARGAQGFNAIVKGDSFSSAAPAGSQQVNALRLPIPWPGKGEADKIGWIQKAYPPAKDSTAEFMKLNQAVRAGQNVMPPEAKNCVFLAVGGLLSEAAPKQFYFDKNLDALEAQGLQVGRVPVDTDMGVEHNAAIVRQAVLEASKNGKQVVLIGHSKGGLDSAAALSMYPELKEHVRALVTIQSPYGGSPMAQDLLDNPLVRYGVGGAVEALGGSIQAGEDLTYDSRKEFLKKHPMPAGIPTVSMASTTANPTSPLFAMQEYMHQRYGVKSDGLVLPQDAFIPGSKSVTLSGLDHLDSTGTTLNPFKPYQPEDLTLSLVAMALNMPKGS, encoded by the coding sequence ATGGTCCAGGTCACGCGTCCTTCCAGCCTCACGCCGTCCACCCAGGCGCGGGTCGCTCCGGAGGCCCCTGTCCGGGCCAGGGGCGCGCAGGGCTTCAACGCCATCGTGAAGGGCGACAGCTTCAGCTCGGCCGCTCCGGCGGGTTCGCAGCAGGTCAATGCGCTGCGCCTTCCCATCCCGTGGCCGGGCAAGGGCGAGGCCGACAAGATCGGCTGGATCCAGAAGGCGTATCCGCCCGCGAAGGACTCCACCGCGGAGTTCATGAAGCTGAACCAGGCGGTGCGCGCGGGCCAGAACGTGATGCCTCCCGAAGCCAAGAACTGCGTGTTCCTGGCGGTGGGCGGACTGCTCTCGGAGGCGGCGCCCAAGCAGTTCTACTTCGACAAGAACCTGGACGCGCTGGAGGCGCAGGGGCTCCAGGTCGGCCGCGTGCCGGTGGACACGGACATGGGCGTGGAGCACAACGCGGCCATCGTCCGCCAAGCGGTGCTGGAGGCTTCGAAGAACGGCAAGCAGGTGGTGCTGATTGGCCACAGCAAGGGCGGCCTGGACTCCGCGGCGGCGCTGTCGATGTACCCGGAGCTGAAGGAGCACGTGCGCGCGCTGGTGACCATCCAGTCGCCGTACGGCGGCTCGCCCATGGCGCAGGACCTGCTGGACAACCCGCTGGTGCGCTACGGCGTGGGCGGCGCGGTCGAGGCGCTCGGCGGCAGCATCCAGGCCGGTGAGGACCTGACGTACGACTCGCGCAAGGAGTTCCTGAAGAAGCACCCGATGCCCGCGGGCATCCCCACGGTGTCGATGGCCTCCACCACCGCGAACCCGACGTCGCCGCTGTTCGCGATGCAGGAGTACATGCACCAGCGCTACGGCGTGAAGTCAGACGGCCTGGTGTTGCCGCAGGACGCGTTCATCCCGGGCTCCAAGTCCGTGACCCTGTCCGGCCTGGACCACCTGGACTCCACCGGGACGACGCTGAACCCGTTCAAGCCCTACCAGCCCGAGGACCTGACCCTCTCGCTGGTCGCGATGGCGCTGAACATGCCCAAGGGCAGCTGA
- a CDS encoding RHS repeat protein produces the protein MSQRVPYFMGLLLAGLLLMPDTVLAYGTFSFCAPPPSGGNTLVQWACTCPDANGNTGTLYCNGNDPNGGCHLQTCLYPPNGSQTDIGNYTCCPTGITCGSSYTAFKVLNESCYGPDWECDLGTECTAPDDVCKTGYCEAKVDDVLPSGEPINDRAECKYSDYSACDDEDDVCDGVGGPGWVGDPVVVASRGTRHPVTDVEIQGTVGGLSLERTYASSVRLWANQKSLGEAGGSYLARPFGAAAENRESLHWWHDFYSFVHPVGSGGGETWKLREGNGRLLEFTGCTRSATSCLAQPASGSKETPARLVWESTGSGAGYFVLHKPGEGRFFFEAVWSPTGSASSSDTRYFLTRIEDAQHPAPGGLPRTRATLSYAVPAGLTCPGVGAGPTAGVPFLYEVSSLEGTRLRFIYKKLPSARAEIGEECVLASVSLVGDAGVLMPLVEYTYAPTGSVSEVGGRIAQAKWPQRGGMIEKYEYKDSTGAPAWKVSRDSTPQTLHTYQNGYVTYDSESLTGWFEINVQMATRTTGACDSSSSPECLERIMSTVVKHGYLGNGGGYAGYEGRSYVQERTGFARAPRVKSIGVGCSGTSCTRMQEYVWSTLSNGVVVNRAKKDWNGAWTARDWVVPTGATSSTLPELRTLAVGATAADGTGALETTHYTYEESTAGAGIVLGERLRVEEKKVSLLQSGADAVQRNVYDPLTNRLQAVIRSGYTEGLGSGGAAPVPVLKHQATFYFTRQVCSGGTTDDALGRVLEVHGPCWVSGPTATDCSATLNATIPVTQYEYWSAGTGNSNANRLKKVSRYPQVTSVTGCSGQTALETQYANYDVRGNPRSVTDANGIETTYAYEEDRVTSITTQGATWEYLYDNGMMTAIHFPRGDYERFCYRGSGFGHCTSGWMGKLTLRAKQAFLNSYTWSEEVQYDYGLDRQPQRETFHSNDGSDLERRQRSLRVDMNGNPAYELVGGRGGGYPPYYIRPKLFDGANRLMGVGLAYNSPPALCGGLDVDGRPVSPLCNAMSYDRADRLTGVDEYPEIGTRTGGTRTCMSYDAHGNMATVRTGCPATGAGGDCTACAQPESTYRYDDFGRVIAVKLPWQGGDGWTRYDHDAAGNLLAKQTPQMRADGEHLAYAYDAMGRRLSATRVVGGSSPLTETLYTLGYDNSATPDSSCPQPVNTLGRTLFRNDSFGQTWLSYDAWGRVTKEIRVRRSAGNTFTCPSDTPASTLHTSYAYSTSGDLLSVTYPYGHRVTYGYRLYPNTTVPSDRVGTVTVERWSGSAWTALASVSDILWEPYAGLRSYKINSPGAANPLYVEYALGNNSDAPPVSPCSEAAPPYSDFTGRLRNVWVSSAGFSWSGGTGNLYRRVNTWKGDEIIQEDTCLLGGPTPTTVKYEYDGLGRLKNVTRPAGNVAAVGGTVSSRSYGYDGRGNRISQVEDGTALTLTHGTGALVDRLERRQGSAAGSMLDYQYSYDLDGRAMGKRWVEVAGTPVYQLQFNHGASVGGASETVFRSVDVNGSTYEYFYDAMNRRRLKRYPTTAEDEFFYDLDHSLLVDRGNPSVSPPVGGFTQYVDDTYVWLDNRPIMVVRGQLTSGMSRVVSPVGGCTRNGEAAPCGVYFPVTDAIGKPIVMFDSSAKVAGTADYDPFGHVNRVALGQESSHPLLGTDGGAVQESLLAEMSQPVSEDGGVMIRERALFHLLDTGDMARVELRNQTDGGVLSSVLTATAAGQVWSPWVEPPEGKSSVVLVTTGPSAPQASEGVVAEGYEYQRFQRGGQPYWVPLRFPGQYHDAETDLFENWNRYYEAATSIYLQPEPLLQSPSFVMGMAMQGVSIPMYAYANSNPLRFADMTGLFTVDTRSMRACLGANQWKWTKAYEILRRMANSPRCSSEFRTKYGADLNQLLDYWRPGATLKFGDIRPSLAGQQQGDDITVQCSLWAGAATPKALAATVVHELAHYANMKAGEPLSEVAPSHGGANITEFECVDECQWGED, from the coding sequence ATGAGTCAGCGCGTTCCGTACTTCATGGGTCTGCTGCTGGCAGGCCTCCTGCTCATGCCAGACACCGTCCTGGCCTACGGCACGTTCAGTTTCTGCGCGCCTCCCCCCAGTGGTGGGAACACACTGGTTCAGTGGGCTTGCACCTGTCCTGATGCCAACGGCAATACAGGAACGCTGTACTGCAATGGCAATGACCCGAATGGGGGATGTCATCTGCAGACATGCCTCTATCCTCCGAATGGAAGTCAGACGGATATTGGCAACTATACATGCTGCCCTACCGGCATCACCTGTGGATCGAGCTATACGGCGTTCAAGGTCCTCAATGAAAGCTGCTACGGACCGGACTGGGAGTGCGATCTCGGCACCGAGTGCACGGCTCCGGATGATGTCTGCAAGACGGGGTACTGTGAGGCGAAGGTTGATGATGTTCTTCCCTCGGGGGAGCCCATCAACGACAGGGCTGAATGCAAGTACAGCGACTACTCCGCCTGCGATGACGAGGACGATGTATGTGACGGCGTGGGGGGCCCTGGCTGGGTCGGAGATCCGGTCGTCGTGGCGTCCCGGGGGACCCGCCACCCGGTGACCGACGTGGAGATCCAGGGGACGGTGGGGGGGCTCTCGCTGGAGCGCACCTATGCCTCATCCGTGAGACTGTGGGCCAACCAGAAGAGCCTGGGGGAGGCCGGAGGCTCTTATCTGGCACGACCGTTCGGAGCCGCCGCGGAGAACCGCGAGTCGCTGCACTGGTGGCATGATTTCTACAGTTTCGTCCATCCCGTGGGCAGCGGTGGCGGCGAAACCTGGAAGCTGCGTGAGGGAAACGGGAGGTTGCTTGAGTTCACGGGGTGCACCCGGTCCGCGACGTCGTGCCTTGCTCAGCCCGCCTCCGGCTCCAAGGAAACCCCAGCGCGGCTGGTCTGGGAGAGCACCGGTAGCGGCGCCGGTTATTTCGTCCTGCACAAGCCTGGCGAAGGGCGCTTCTTCTTCGAAGCGGTCTGGAGCCCCACGGGCAGCGCCAGTTCGTCTGACACCCGCTACTTCCTGACGCGAATCGAGGATGCTCAGCACCCGGCTCCAGGTGGTCTGCCCCGGACTCGTGCCACCTTGAGCTATGCCGTGCCCGCGGGCCTGACGTGTCCTGGCGTGGGCGCTGGACCGACGGCAGGTGTTCCCTTTCTTTACGAGGTCAGCTCCTTGGAGGGGACCCGCCTGCGATTCATCTACAAGAAGCTGCCGAGCGCACGTGCTGAAATCGGAGAGGAATGCGTCCTCGCGAGTGTGTCACTCGTGGGCGACGCCGGCGTGTTGATGCCCCTCGTGGAATACACCTATGCACCCACCGGCTCCGTGAGCGAAGTCGGAGGGCGCATCGCCCAGGCGAAGTGGCCTCAGCGCGGGGGGATGATCGAGAAGTATGAGTACAAGGACAGCACGGGTGCTCCTGCCTGGAAGGTCAGTCGAGACAGTACTCCCCAGACGCTGCACACCTACCAGAATGGCTATGTCACGTATGATTCCGAGTCCTTGACTGGCTGGTTCGAGATCAACGTGCAGATGGCCACCCGCACCACCGGGGCATGTGATTCCAGCTCCTCGCCGGAGTGCCTGGAGCGGATCATGAGCACGGTGGTGAAGCATGGCTACCTGGGGAACGGCGGCGGGTACGCGGGTTACGAGGGGCGGAGCTACGTCCAGGAGCGGACGGGCTTCGCGAGAGCCCCCCGGGTCAAGAGCATTGGGGTGGGCTGTTCCGGGACCAGCTGCACCCGGATGCAGGAGTATGTCTGGAGCACCCTGTCCAACGGCGTCGTCGTCAACCGTGCGAAGAAGGACTGGAATGGCGCCTGGACGGCCCGTGACTGGGTGGTTCCCACGGGGGCGACCTCGTCCACGCTGCCGGAGCTCCGCACGCTGGCCGTCGGCGCGACCGCCGCGGACGGGACAGGGGCCCTGGAGACCACCCACTATACGTACGAGGAAAGCACCGCCGGAGCCGGGATCGTTCTGGGAGAGCGCCTGCGCGTCGAGGAGAAGAAGGTATCGCTTCTCCAATCTGGCGCCGACGCTGTTCAGCGCAATGTGTACGACCCCCTGACGAATCGGCTCCAGGCGGTCATCCGAAGTGGCTACACGGAGGGGCTGGGCTCGGGTGGCGCGGCTCCGGTGCCAGTGCTGAAGCATCAGGCGACCTTCTATTTCACGCGTCAGGTGTGTTCGGGAGGAACCACCGATGATGCCCTGGGCCGGGTGCTGGAGGTTCATGGCCCGTGCTGGGTGAGTGGCCCCACTGCCACGGATTGCTCGGCAACACTCAACGCGACGATTCCTGTCACCCAGTATGAGTACTGGTCCGCAGGGACGGGCAACTCCAATGCCAACCGCCTGAAGAAGGTCTCCCGGTATCCGCAGGTGACCTCCGTGACGGGGTGCTCGGGGCAGACGGCCCTGGAGACCCAGTATGCGAACTACGACGTGCGGGGGAATCCCCGGAGCGTCACGGACGCCAATGGCATTGAGACGACCTATGCCTATGAGGAGGACCGGGTCACTTCCATCACGACGCAGGGGGCGACCTGGGAATACCTTTATGACAACGGAATGATGACGGCCATTCACTTCCCCCGGGGTGACTACGAGCGTTTCTGCTACCGCGGTTCAGGGTTCGGCCATTGTACGAGCGGCTGGATGGGGAAGCTCACGCTGCGAGCCAAGCAGGCGTTCTTGAACAGCTACACCTGGAGCGAGGAAGTCCAGTACGACTACGGGCTGGACCGGCAACCGCAGCGGGAGACGTTCCATTCCAACGATGGCTCGGATCTCGAGCGCAGGCAGCGCAGCCTCCGGGTGGACATGAATGGAAATCCTGCCTACGAGTTGGTGGGAGGGCGCGGCGGCGGCTATCCTCCCTATTACATCCGTCCGAAGCTGTTTGACGGAGCGAACCGATTGATGGGTGTGGGCCTCGCCTACAACTCGCCTCCCGCGTTGTGTGGCGGATTGGATGTCGACGGACGGCCCGTGTCACCGCTTTGTAATGCGATGAGTTACGACCGGGCGGACCGGTTGACCGGCGTGGATGAGTATCCGGAGATTGGAACGCGAACCGGGGGAACACGGACGTGCATGTCTTACGACGCGCACGGAAACATGGCGACGGTGCGCACGGGGTGTCCAGCCACAGGCGCGGGTGGGGACTGCACTGCTTGCGCTCAGCCTGAGTCCACCTATCGATACGACGACTTCGGGCGCGTCATCGCGGTCAAGCTGCCTTGGCAGGGGGGCGATGGGTGGACGCGCTACGACCATGACGCTGCCGGCAATCTCCTGGCGAAGCAGACGCCGCAGATGCGCGCGGATGGAGAGCACCTGGCCTATGCCTACGATGCGATGGGGCGACGTTTGTCCGCGACGCGTGTCGTGGGCGGCTCCTCGCCGCTCACGGAGACGCTCTACACGCTGGGCTACGACAACTCCGCGACACCAGATTCGAGTTGCCCGCAGCCTGTGAATACCCTGGGCAGGACGCTCTTCCGGAATGACTCCTTCGGCCAGACCTGGCTGTCATATGACGCCTGGGGGCGGGTCACGAAGGAAATCAGGGTGAGGCGTTCCGCGGGGAACACGTTCACGTGCCCGAGTGATACGCCAGCAAGCACGCTGCATACGAGTTACGCGTATTCCACGTCAGGTGACCTGTTGTCCGTGACCTACCCCTATGGGCATCGTGTCACCTACGGGTATCGCCTCTACCCCAACACCACGGTGCCTTCGGACCGGGTTGGAACTGTCACGGTCGAGCGTTGGAGCGGGAGTGCATGGACGGCGCTCGCCAGTGTGTCGGACATCCTGTGGGAGCCCTATGCGGGGCTGCGTTCCTACAAGATCAATTCCCCAGGGGCTGCGAATCCCCTCTACGTGGAATACGCGCTCGGAAACAACAGTGATGCCCCGCCTGTGTCGCCATGTTCGGAAGCGGCGCCTCCCTATTCGGATTTTACGGGGCGGCTGCGCAATGTCTGGGTTTCGTCCGCGGGGTTCTCCTGGTCGGGAGGCACGGGGAATCTGTACCGGCGGGTCAATACCTGGAAGGGAGACGAGATCATCCAGGAGGATACGTGCCTCCTGGGAGGGCCGACTCCCACGACCGTGAAGTATGAGTATGACGGACTTGGGCGGCTCAAGAACGTTACCCGTCCCGCTGGGAATGTTGCCGCGGTGGGTGGGACAGTCAGCTCCCGGAGCTACGGGTATGACGGGCGTGGAAACCGGATCAGTCAGGTCGAGGATGGAACAGCGCTGACCTTGACCCATGGCACGGGGGCTCTGGTCGACCGGCTTGAGCGCAGGCAGGGAAGCGCCGCTGGTTCGATGCTGGATTACCAGTATTCGTATGACCTGGACGGCCGCGCCATGGGGAAGCGCTGGGTAGAGGTTGCCGGGACGCCTGTGTACCAGCTGCAGTTCAACCACGGTGCGTCCGTGGGTGGTGCGTCGGAGACGGTGTTTCGCTCCGTGGACGTCAATGGAAGTACCTACGAGTACTTCTACGACGCGATGAATCGGCGGCGGCTCAAGCGCTATCCGACCACGGCGGAAGATGAGTTCTTCTACGACCTTGACCATTCGCTTCTGGTTGATCGGGGTAATCCATCTGTGTCACCACCGGTGGGAGGATTCACTCAATACGTGGATGACACCTATGTGTGGCTGGATAATCGGCCAATCATGGTGGTTCGGGGGCAGTTGACATCTGGGATGTCGCGAGTCGTGAGCCCGGTGGGAGGTTGCACCCGAAATGGGGAGGCCGCGCCGTGCGGTGTGTACTTCCCGGTAACAGATGCCATTGGTAAGCCAATTGTGATGTTTGACTCCTCGGCCAAGGTAGCTGGAACTGCGGACTACGATCCGTTTGGCCACGTCAACCGGGTAGCGCTAGGCCAGGAGTCGTCTCATCCGCTGCTTGGAACGGATGGGGGCGCCGTTCAGGAAAGCCTGCTGGCTGAAATGAGCCAACCAGTCTCGGAGGACGGCGGGGTCATGATTCGTGAGCGTGCGCTTTTCCACTTACTGGACACAGGAGATATGGCGCGTGTGGAGTTGCGCAATCAGACCGATGGCGGGGTCCTGTCCAGTGTACTGACCGCGACGGCAGCGGGACAGGTTTGGTCTCCCTGGGTTGAGCCTCCTGAGGGAAAGTCCTCAGTTGTATTGGTGACGACAGGCCCGTCAGCGCCTCAGGCCTCAGAGGGGGTCGTGGCAGAAGGGTATGAGTACCAGCGGTTCCAACGAGGTGGGCAGCCCTATTGGGTGCCGCTGCGGTTCCCGGGCCAATACCATGATGCTGAGACAGACTTGTTTGAGAACTGGAACCGGTACTACGAGGCTGCCACATCCATTTACCTGCAGCCAGAGCCGCTTCTTCAGAGCCCCAGTTTTGTGATGGGCATGGCGATGCAGGGGGTGAGCATCCCAATGTATGCCTACGCGAACAGCAATCCATTGCGTTTTGCTGATATGACTGGGTTGTTCACGGTAGACACGCGATCGATGCGGGCCTGTCTCGGGGCAAACCAGTGGAAGTGGACCAAAGCCTATGAAATACTCAGGAGGATGGCGAACAGTCCACGTTGTTCTTCGGAGTTTAGGACCAAGTATGGTGCAGATCTGAACCAACTTCTAGATTACTGGCGACCGGGTGCCACTTTGAAGTTTGGTGACATACGGCCGTCCCTGGCAGGGCAGCAGCAAGGAGACGACATCACCGTGCAGTGTAGCCTTTGGGCAGGAGCTGCAACACCCAAAGCACTTGCCGCTACGGTCGTTCATGAACTTGCGCACTACGCGAACATGAAAGCCGGAGAGCCTCTGTCGGAAGTTGCTCCTTCTCACGGTGGAGCCAACATTACCGAATTCGAGTGCGTAGATGAGTGCCAGTGGGGAGAAGACTAG
- a CDS encoding serine O-acetyltransferase encodes MGPTALTFYRAAKRLQAHPRLASMVATVGDRIHNSHVDTRAALHPTVELGYGGIGVIIAPGVEIGERSFISQNVSLEPLPGVAGVPRVGKDVYIGVGAQVLGPVTIGDGAKIGANALVMEDVAPGATVAGIPARELKRQAPPTGT; translated from the coding sequence ATGGGTCCGACGGCGCTGACGTTCTACCGGGCCGCGAAGCGGCTCCAGGCGCACCCCAGGCTCGCGAGCATGGTGGCCACGGTGGGCGACCGCATCCACAACAGCCACGTGGACACGAGGGCCGCGCTGCACCCCACGGTGGAGCTGGGCTACGGAGGCATCGGCGTCATCATCGCGCCGGGAGTGGAGATTGGAGAGCGGAGCTTCATCTCCCAGAACGTGAGCCTGGAGCCCCTGCCCGGCGTGGCCGGAGTGCCCCGAGTGGGCAAGGACGTCTACATCGGCGTGGGCGCGCAGGTGTTGGGCCCGGTGACGATTGGAGACGGAGCGAAGATTGGCGCCAACGCCCTCGTGATGGAGGACGTGGCGCCAGGAGCCACCGTGGCGGGGATTCCCGCGCGCGAACTCAAGCGCCAGGCTCCCCCCACGGGGACGTGA
- a CDS encoding GNAT family N-acetyltransferase — MEDIPITDAMLGERVPTLSRHNAVEPAPRKRVEPLCVEEVRSLPAFDALESEWNALVKRVDDQVFYRHEFVRCWMEHFAPGATLRILTARNALGTLVAVLGLKEEQGHQYGLPVRQLVSLTNKHSCRFDLVAEEPKRAAVAFLSHLMGDPSWEVLRLSDVPEGGAAWELVHAAKGAGMPWGAWPSARSPYLVLPTTVAAWTKGRSNAKPLRRRRRRLEEKGRVEVERVAEVEGLGSKLEEAFALEQSGWKAQEGTAIAQAEHRRGFYTGLARTAAERGWLGLYFLRLDGRPIAFQYGLEYSGRYLAMKPGYDETLSEVSPGHLLTESLVQDCIGRGLGELDLLGDDAPYKREWTEQVRQHHWLFIYRDTWMGQTLQRSKFRWAPVAKRMVGRWVRRR, encoded by the coding sequence ATGGAGGACATTCCCATCACGGACGCGATGCTCGGGGAGCGCGTCCCTACCCTTTCGCGGCACAACGCCGTGGAGCCCGCGCCGCGCAAGCGCGTGGAGCCCCTGTGCGTGGAGGAGGTCCGGAGCCTTCCGGCCTTCGACGCGCTGGAGTCCGAGTGGAACGCGCTGGTGAAGCGCGTGGACGACCAGGTGTTCTACCGGCACGAGTTCGTGCGCTGCTGGATGGAGCACTTCGCGCCCGGAGCCACCCTGCGAATCCTCACCGCGAGGAACGCGCTGGGCACGTTGGTGGCGGTGCTGGGCCTCAAGGAGGAACAGGGCCATCAGTACGGCCTGCCGGTGCGGCAGTTGGTGTCGCTGACGAACAAGCACTCCTGCCGCTTCGACCTCGTAGCCGAGGAGCCGAAGCGCGCGGCGGTGGCCTTCCTGTCGCACCTGATGGGCGACCCGAGCTGGGAGGTGCTCCGGCTGTCGGACGTGCCCGAAGGCGGCGCGGCCTGGGAGCTGGTGCACGCGGCGAAGGGCGCGGGAATGCCCTGGGGCGCGTGGCCGAGCGCGCGCTCCCCGTACCTGGTGCTGCCCACCACGGTGGCGGCGTGGACGAAGGGACGCAGCAACGCGAAGCCGCTGCGGAGGAGGCGCAGGCGCCTGGAAGAGAAGGGCCGCGTGGAGGTGGAGCGCGTGGCCGAAGTGGAGGGCCTGGGGTCGAAGTTGGAGGAGGCCTTCGCACTGGAACAGAGCGGCTGGAAGGCACAGGAAGGCACGGCGATCGCGCAGGCGGAGCACCGCCGCGGCTTCTACACGGGCCTGGCGCGCACGGCGGCGGAGCGCGGTTGGCTGGGATTGTATTTCCTGCGGTTGGACGGGCGGCCCATCGCCTTCCAGTACGGCCTTGAGTACAGCGGCCGATATCTGGCGATGAAGCCGGGCTACGACGAGACGTTGTCGGAAGTGAGCCCGGGGCATCTCTTGACGGAGAGCCTGGTCCAGGACTGCATTGGGAGGGGCTTGGGCGAGCTGGACTTGCTGGGGGATGACGCCCCCTACAAGCGCGAGTGGACGGAGCAGGTGCGGCAGCACCACTGGCTGTTCATCTACCGGGACACCTGGATGGGGCAGACGCTGCAGCGGTCGAAGTTCCGCTGGGCACCGGTCGCGAAGAGGATGGTGGGCAGATGGGTCCGACGGCGCTGA